In Cytobacillus oceanisediminis, the following proteins share a genomic window:
- a CDS encoding YjbA family protein codes for MLYLHDVWVNWFEGEENGYNVCHFHEWRKDDGVELLDQVPLLKLDPVLFNYIENDLSELPQQLLDDIYQKAYLRKNHERIQLEYCFVVSDGTGILAVDTIGYNIPIRKSRLIPRQEQLAYEMLENHEAANYSFNDQTALKEFHILSPSPDLMAGLTRKERQLKQLLFMALDQLHSSKNDAEIRYWYTEWSPERYSKIQSMNFEEAWYELYDESKYGWSGKHEKFCENLIKGQPFFEKLWEMEHGPKVN; via the coding sequence ATGTTGTATCTTCATGATGTTTGGGTGAATTGGTTTGAAGGAGAAGAGAATGGATACAATGTATGCCATTTTCATGAATGGAGAAAAGATGACGGCGTAGAACTGCTTGATCAGGTTCCGCTGCTGAAGCTTGACCCGGTTCTTTTTAATTATATTGAAAATGATCTTTCTGAGCTGCCACAACAACTGCTAGATGATATTTATCAAAAAGCTTACTTAAGGAAAAATCATGAACGCATTCAATTGGAGTATTGCTTTGTTGTATCAGATGGGACAGGCATATTGGCAGTCGATACGATCGGCTACAATATCCCTATCAGGAAAAGCAGACTTATCCCCCGGCAGGAGCAGCTGGCATATGAAATGCTTGAAAATCACGAAGCGGCAAACTACTCATTTAATGATCAAACAGCATTAAAGGAATTTCATATCCTTTCTCCATCTCCGGATTTGATGGCAGGCCTGACGAGAAAAGAAAGACAGCTTAAGCAGCTGCTGTTTATGGCGCTGGATCAGCTTCACTCCTCCAAAAATGATGCTGAGATCCGTTATTGGTATACGGAGTGGAGCCCGGAACGCTATTCGAAAATACAGTCAATGAATTTCGAAGAGGCATGGTATGAACTTTACGATGAAAGTAAATACGGCTGGTCAGGTAAACACGAAAAGTTTTGTGAAAATTTAATAAAAGGACAGCCGTTTTTTGAGAAGTTGTGGGAAATGGAGCATGGTCCAAAAGTGAATTAG
- a CDS encoding ABC transporter permease, whose translation MAKYIGKRLVYMLLSLWMIVTATFFFMRIAPGNPFASEKKLPPEIEANLNAHFGLDKPWYAQYWEYLVRIVNWDFGPSFKYKSQTVNDLINDGFPVSFLLGMEAIFIAIAVGVLLGIIAALKHNRWPDYTAMIVAVLGISVPSFIMASFLQYFLAIKMGIFPVARWESFMHSVLPAIALASTPMAFIARLTRSSMLEVLANDYIKTAKSKGLSSGVITVKHTIRNALLPVVTYMGPLTAGILTGSFVIERIFGIPGLGAHFVTSINNRDYTVIMGVTVFYSILLLVSILLVDIAYGIIDPRIKLAGGKKGE comes from the coding sequence ATGGCGAAATATATTGGAAAACGCTTGGTGTACATGCTTCTGTCTCTTTGGATGATTGTTACAGCAACGTTTTTCTTCATGCGCATTGCACCCGGAAACCCTTTTGCATCTGAGAAAAAACTTCCTCCCGAAATTGAAGCAAACCTGAATGCCCACTTTGGGTTGGACAAGCCATGGTATGCACAGTATTGGGAGTATCTGGTTCGAATTGTCAATTGGGATTTTGGCCCATCATTTAAATATAAAAGCCAAACTGTAAACGACCTGATTAATGATGGTTTCCCTGTTTCATTTCTTCTTGGAATGGAAGCCATTTTTATCGCCATTGCAGTAGGAGTTCTATTAGGAATCATTGCGGCATTAAAACACAATAGATGGCCGGATTACACAGCGATGATTGTAGCTGTATTAGGTATCTCTGTACCTTCCTTTATTATGGCATCATTCCTGCAATATTTCCTGGCAATAAAAATGGGTATTTTCCCTGTAGCACGATGGGAATCATTTATGCACAGTGTTCTTCCAGCCATTGCACTGGCATCAACACCGATGGCATTTATAGCCCGGTTAACTCGTTCCAGCATGCTTGAAGTTCTGGCGAATGATTATATTAAGACTGCTAAATCAAAAGGTTTAAGTAGTGGAGTAATTACAGTAAAACATACAATCCGTAATGCGCTTTTACCTGTTGTAACTTATATGGGACCATTAACAGCAGGTATTTTAACAGGAAGTTTCGTTATTGAAAGAATCTTCGGTATTCCTGGACTTGGTGCACACTTTGTAACAAGTATCAACAATCGTGATTATACGGTAATTATGGGTGTAACAGTTTTCTACAGTATTCTGTTGCTTGTATCTATTCTCCTTGTTGACATTGCATACGGAATCATCGACCCACGCATCAAACTTGCTGGCGGGAAGAAAGGAGAGTAA
- a CDS encoding peptide ABC transporter substrate-binding protein: MNKRLSIFFSMLLVLSMFLAACSGGGDNADGGDKGGDDGGKSDVPQELRVNINTEPPSLNPGLAQDSTSGTVLRNVLEGLTRISPEGKPENAMAEDIKVSEDGKTYTFTIRDAKWSNGDPVIAKDFEYAWKWALDPANNSTYAYQLYYLEGAEAFNTGKGEKDAVGVKAVDEKTLEVKLVNPTPYFEELTAFYTYLPVNSKIAEANPEWATDAGENFTTNGPFHLAEWAHSDKIVLEKSETYWDAETVKLDSIEMIMINDPNTELSMFDNGELDWAGAPTGALPTDAMQALKDEGRLVTQPIAGIYNYKFNTTVEPFNNVNIRKAFAHAINRQELIDNILQGEQLPAMAIVPPSMFEENEKGYFSDNDVEKAKEYLQKGLEELGLKDASELPAVTLSYNTSEAHQKIAQAIQDMWKQNLGVEVTLDNSEWNVYLDKLDQMDYQVARLGWLGDFNDAINFLEMYRDADGGNNNTGWESKEFQDLLAKSATETDPEARQQLLKDAEAIFMEDMPVAPIYFYTNNWVQAENLKDVAVSGLGDVQYKWAHFE; this comes from the coding sequence GTGAACAAAAGATTATCGATCTTTTTTAGCATGCTGCTTGTGCTAAGCATGTTCCTTGCTGCATGCAGCGGCGGCGGAGACAATGCTGATGGCGGCGACAAAGGCGGAGATGACGGCGGAAAGTCCGATGTACCGCAGGAACTACGAGTAAATATCAACACTGAACCACCATCTTTAAACCCAGGTTTAGCACAGGATTCAACTTCTGGAACTGTTCTGCGAAATGTCTTAGAAGGTCTTACTCGCATCAGTCCTGAGGGCAAACCTGAAAATGCAATGGCAGAAGACATCAAAGTTTCTGAAGATGGAAAAACTTATACTTTCACAATTCGCGATGCTAAATGGTCAAATGGCGACCCTGTAATCGCTAAAGACTTTGAATATGCTTGGAAATGGGCATTAGATCCTGCCAACAACTCAACTTATGCTTACCAGCTTTACTACCTTGAAGGCGCTGAAGCATTCAACACAGGCAAAGGTGAAAAGGATGCTGTTGGTGTTAAAGCTGTCGATGAGAAAACTTTAGAAGTTAAATTAGTAAACCCAACACCATATTTTGAAGAATTAACTGCTTTCTATACTTATCTGCCAGTTAACAGCAAGATTGCTGAAGCTAACCCAGAATGGGCAACTGACGCTGGTGAAAATTTCACTACTAACGGTCCTTTCCATTTAGCTGAATGGGCTCACAGTGACAAGATCGTTCTTGAGAAGAGCGAAACATACTGGGATGCTGAAACAGTTAAGCTGGACAGCATTGAAATGATTATGATCAATGATCCTAATACTGAATTATCTATGTTTGACAACGGCGAACTAGATTGGGCTGGAGCTCCAACAGGTGCCCTTCCAACTGACGCTATGCAGGCTCTTAAAGACGAAGGCCGCTTAGTTACTCAACCAATCGCAGGTATTTACAATTACAAGTTTAATACAACTGTAGAACCATTTAATAACGTTAATATCCGTAAGGCATTTGCACATGCTATCAACCGTCAGGAGCTAATTGATAACATCCTTCAGGGTGAACAGCTTCCAGCAATGGCGATTGTCCCTCCATCAATGTTTGAAGAGAATGAAAAAGGTTATTTCTCTGACAATGATGTAGAAAAAGCAAAAGAATATTTACAAAAGGGTCTTGAAGAGCTTGGATTGAAAGATGCTTCTGAACTTCCAGCTGTAACTCTTTCTTACAACACTTCTGAAGCACATCAAAAGATTGCCCAGGCAATTCAGGATATGTGGAAGCAGAACCTTGGTGTTGAAGTAACTCTAGATAACTCAGAGTGGAATGTATATCTTGATAAATTAGACCAAATGGATTACCAAGTGGCTCGTTTGGGCTGGTTGGGTGACTTTAACGATGCAATCAACTTCTTAGAAATGTACCGTGACGCTGATGGCGGTAACAACAATACTGGATGGGAAAGCAAAGAGTTCCAGGATCTGCTTGCTAAATCTGCAACAGAAACTGACCCTGAAGCACGCCAGCAGTTATTGAAGGATGCTGAAGCAATCTTCATGGAAGATATGCCAGTAGCTCCAATCTATTTCTATACTAACAACTGGGTACAGGCTGAGAACCTTAAAGATGTTGCAGTATCCGGTCTAGGTGATGTCCAGTATAAGTGGGCACACTTCGAATAA
- a CDS encoding ABC transporter ATP-binding protein, translated as MAEKLLEIKNLKQHFNVGRPNMVKAVDGITFDIYKGETLGLVGESGCGKSTTGRTIIRLYDATDGQVLFEGEDVHGKKSAKELKKFNRKMQMIFQDPYASLNPRMTVADIIAEGIDIHGLAKSKKERMERVYELLETVGLNKEHANRYPHEFSGGQRQRIGIARALAVDPEFIIADEPISALDVSIQAQVVNLMKKLQREKGLTYLFIAHDLSMVKYISDRIGVMYFGKLVELAPAEDLYNNPMHPYTQSLLSAIPLPDPETERSRRRKSYDPAVHNYADNEKLEMREITPGHFVYCSEKEYNELKAQYAK; from the coding sequence ATGGCAGAAAAATTGCTCGAAATTAAAAATTTAAAACAGCATTTTAATGTAGGACGTCCAAATATGGTAAAAGCAGTTGATGGGATTACTTTTGATATTTATAAGGGAGAGACCCTTGGACTTGTAGGTGAGTCTGGCTGCGGTAAATCAACTACTGGACGAACCATTATCAGATTATACGATGCAACAGATGGTCAAGTTCTTTTTGAAGGTGAAGATGTTCACGGCAAAAAGTCTGCAAAAGAACTAAAAAAGTTTAACCGGAAAATGCAAATGATTTTCCAGGATCCTTATGCTTCCTTAAATCCGCGTATGACAGTTGCCGATATTATTGCTGAAGGCATCGATATCCACGGTTTGGCAAAGAGCAAAAAGGAACGTATGGAGAGGGTTTATGAGCTTTTAGAAACAGTCGGTTTGAACAAAGAGCATGCTAACCGTTACCCTCATGAATTCTCAGGCGGACAGAGACAGCGTATCGGGATTGCCCGCGCGCTTGCGGTTGACCCTGAATTCATTATTGCCGATGAGCCAATTTCTGCATTGGACGTTTCCATCCAGGCTCAGGTAGTAAACCTTATGAAAAAACTGCAGCGTGAAAAAGGATTGACATACCTGTTTATCGCTCATGACTTATCAATGGTTAAGTATATCAGTGACCGCATCGGTGTTATGTACTTCGGTAAACTGGTAGAGCTGGCACCAGCTGAAGATTTATATAACAATCCAATGCATCCGTATACTCAATCATTGCTGTCAGCTATTCCGCTTCCGGATCCAGAAACGGAACGTTCCCGCAGAAGAAAATCCTATGATCCAGCAGTTCATAATTATGCTGACAATGAAAAGCTGGAAATGCGTGAAATTACTCCGGGACATTTTGTTTACTGTTCTGAAAAAGAGTATAACGAATTAAAAGCCCAATATGCCAAATAA
- a CDS encoding ABC transporter permease yields MMQISKDKFKLVGTQLGEAEKISKPSLSFWKDVFIRFRKNKLALFGLVLLGLLIFMAIFGPYMTPYDYASNDLGNKNQPPSSEHWFGTDDLGRDVFARTWEGARISIFIGVAAAVIDLIIGVLWGGIAGYKGGRTDEGMMRFADILYGVPYLLLVILLMVVLGQGLSTMIIAMSITGWINMSRIVRGQVLSLKNQEYVLAAKTLGANTSRIMGKHLIPNSMGPILVTMTLTIPSAIFTEAFLSFIGLGLTPPIASWGTMANDGLPAMRYYPWRLFFPATFICLTIFAFNVVGDGLRDALDPRMRK; encoded by the coding sequence ATTATGCAGATTTCGAAAGATAAGTTCAAGTTAGTCGGAACACAGCTTGGTGAAGCCGAAAAAATTTCAAAGCCTAGTCTTTCTTTTTGGAAAGATGTATTTATTCGATTTCGAAAAAACAAGCTTGCCCTGTTTGGATTAGTATTATTAGGACTGCTAATCTTCATGGCAATCTTTGGACCATATATGACTCCATATGATTATGCATCAAATGATCTGGGCAACAAAAACCAGCCGCCTTCTTCTGAACACTGGTTTGGTACAGATGATCTGGGCCGTGATGTATTTGCCCGTACATGGGAAGGTGCACGAATTTCCATTTTCATTGGAGTTGCTGCAGCTGTAATTGATTTAATTATTGGTGTGCTTTGGGGTGGTATTGCCGGTTATAAGGGCGGACGCACAGACGAGGGTATGATGCGCTTTGCCGATATTTTATATGGTGTACCTTATTTATTATTAGTAATCTTGTTAATGGTTGTACTTGGACAGGGATTGTCTACTATGATCATTGCAATGTCCATTACAGGATGGATCAATATGTCCCGTATTGTACGCGGTCAGGTGTTATCTCTTAAAAATCAGGAATATGTCCTGGCAGCCAAAACGCTTGGTGCAAATACAAGCAGAATTATGGGCAAACACTTAATTCCAAACTCAATGGGACCTATTCTAGTCACAATGACGCTAACGATCCCTTCTGCTATTTTTACTGAAGCATTCTTAAGCTTTATTGGACTTGGATTAACACCGCCTATAGCGAGCTGGGGAACAATGGCCAATGATGGATTGCCGGCTATGCGTTACTACCCATGGCGCTTATTCTTCCCTGCTACGTTTATCTGTTTAACGATTTTTGCTTTTAACGTAGTTGGCGATGGCTTGCGTGATGCTCTAGATCCAAGAATGCGTAAATAA
- a CDS encoding ABC transporter ATP-binding protein, which produces MEKLLEVKNLEVSFQTYGGTVKAVRGVSFDLHKGETLAIVGESGSGKSVTSQSIMKLIPMPPGRISGGQILLNGEDIVPKTEKQMEKIRGKEISMIFQDPMTSLNPTMRVGNQIMEVLIKHQNMTKTDAKNRAIELLRLVGIPMPEKRVNQYPHEFSGGMRQRAMIAIALAANPKLLIADEPTTALDVTIQAQILELMKDLQNKMDTSIIFITHDLGVVANVADRVAVMYAGQIVEMGTVDEIFYDPRHPYTWGLLASMPSLENDDKAELAAIPGTPPDLTNPPKGDAFAARNQYALAIDFEEEPPMFQISETHFAKTWLLHPDAPKVEPPEAVKRRMRQLSSTFENPVLVKEGK; this is translated from the coding sequence ATGGAAAAATTACTTGAAGTAAAAAATTTAGAAGTCTCATTCCAAACATATGGAGGTACAGTAAAAGCAGTCCGGGGAGTCAGCTTTGACCTTCATAAGGGAGAGACGCTTGCGATTGTTGGTGAATCTGGTTCAGGCAAAAGTGTTACTTCCCAGTCTATTATGAAATTAATACCTATGCCGCCAGGCCGAATTTCAGGCGGGCAGATCCTGTTGAATGGTGAAGACATCGTACCAAAAACAGAAAAACAAATGGAAAAAATTCGCGGTAAAGAAATCAGTATGATTTTCCAGGATCCGATGACGTCATTAAATCCAACGATGAGAGTTGGAAATCAGATAATGGAAGTGCTGATTAAACATCAAAATATGACGAAGACTGATGCCAAAAACAGAGCAATTGAATTACTGAGACTTGTTGGTATTCCGATGCCTGAGAAAAGAGTTAATCAATATCCTCATGAATTCTCTGGCGGTATGAGACAGCGTGCAATGATTGCGATTGCTCTTGCAGCCAATCCAAAGCTGCTTATCGCTGATGAGCCGACAACAGCTCTTGACGTTACTATTCAGGCGCAAATCCTGGAGCTTATGAAAGATCTTCAAAATAAAATGGATACATCCATTATCTTTATCACGCACGACCTGGGTGTTGTTGCAAATGTTGCTGACCGTGTAGCTGTAATGTATGCTGGCCAGATTGTTGAAATGGGCACTGTGGATGAAATTTTCTATGACCCGCGTCATCCTTATACATGGGGATTGCTTGCATCAATGCCAAGCTTAGAAAATGATGATAAAGCTGAATTAGCTGCGATACCTGGTACTCCTCCGGATCTGACGAATCCTCCAAAGGGAGACGCATTTGCAGCCAGAAATCAATATGCACTTGCAATTGATTTTGAAGAAGAGCCGCCGATGTTCCAAATTTCAGAAACACATTTTGCAAAAACATGGCTTCTTCACCCGGATGCTCCAAAGGTTGAGCCGCCGGAAGCAGTAAAAAGACGTATGCGCCAATTATCCTCCACATTTGAAAATCCTGTATTAGTGAAGGAGGGAAAATAA
- the trpS gene encoding tryptophan--tRNA ligase, giving the protein MKTIFSGIQPSGTITLGNYIGAMKQFVELQNDYNCYFCIVDQHAITVPQDRLELRKNIRSLAALYLAVGIDPEKSTLFIQSEVPAHAQAGWMMQCVSYIGELERMTQFKDKSEGKDAVSAGLLTYPPLMAADILLYNTDLVPVGEDQKQHLELTRDLAERFNKKYNDIFTIPDVRIAKAGARVMSLQDPLKKMSKSDPNKKSFISLLDDPKQIEKKIKSAVTDSEGIVKYDKENKPGVSNLLSIYSILSGKTVAEIEKEYEGKGYGDFKAGLSDVVVGAIKPIQDKYYALMESEELDLVLDQGAEKANKSAYKMIKKMESAMGLGRKR; this is encoded by the coding sequence ATGAAAACTATATTTTCCGGCATCCAGCCCAGCGGGACAATTACCCTTGGAAATTACATCGGTGCCATGAAGCAATTTGTTGAACTGCAGAATGACTACAATTGCTATTTTTGCATTGTTGACCAGCACGCAATAACAGTACCCCAGGACAGACTGGAATTAAGAAAAAACATCCGAAGCCTGGCAGCTCTATATTTGGCTGTTGGAATCGATCCTGAAAAATCCACCCTATTCATCCAATCGGAAGTTCCAGCCCATGCCCAGGCAGGATGGATGATGCAATGTGTTTCTTACATCGGTGAGCTCGAACGCATGACCCAGTTCAAAGACAAATCAGAAGGTAAAGATGCTGTATCTGCAGGACTGCTGACCTATCCCCCTCTGATGGCTGCAGATATCCTTCTATACAACACTGACCTGGTTCCTGTTGGAGAGGATCAAAAGCAGCACCTGGAATTAACTCGCGATCTTGCAGAAAGATTCAATAAGAAGTACAACGACATCTTCACTATTCCTGATGTAAGAATCGCCAAAGCTGGCGCTAGGGTTATGTCCCTTCAGGATCCATTAAAGAAAATGAGCAAGTCTGATCCCAATAAAAAGTCATTTATATCATTATTAGATGATCCAAAACAAATTGAAAAGAAAATAAAAAGTGCCGTAACAGATTCTGAAGGCATTGTTAAATATGATAAGGAAAACAAACCGGGAGTATCCAATCTCCTTTCCATTTACTCAATCCTTTCAGGGAAAACTGTTGCGGAAATCGAAAAAGAATACGAAGGCAAAGGATATGGAGATTTTAAAGCCGGCCTGTCAGATGTTGTTGTTGGAGCAATTAAGCCTATTCAGGATAAATATTATGCGCTAATGGAATCGGAAGAACTTGATCTTGTTCTTGATCAGGGAGCTGAAAAAGCGAATAAGTCTGCATACAAAATGATAAAAAAAATGGAAAGTGCCATGGGACTCGGCCGAAAGAGATAA